In the Pempheris klunzingeri isolate RE-2024b unplaced genomic scaffold, fPemKlu1.hap1 Scaffold_115, whole genome shotgun sequence genome, one interval contains:
- the LOC139225251 gene encoding guanine nucleotide-binding protein G(i) subunit alpha-2-like: MQEDPKVFLQIANDISQLWSDQGIKSCYERRNEFQLNDSTSYYMENIERYAVDNYVPNDQDIIQARVKTTGIIENEFLIKGLVIRMIDVGGQRSERKKWIHCFENVHAILFLTAMSEYDMVLEEDQETNRMRESLKLFDSIANNNFFSETAIIIFFNKRDIFEEKLNHSLFSTYFPEYEGDNDYDSVSGFIQQLFKSRNRVQGKRIYLHFTTATNTQNIEFVFNSVIDVVSNINLKEVGLV; encoded by the exons ATGCAAGAAGACCCAAAAGTTTTTTTGCAAATAGCTAATGATATCTCACAATTGTGGAGTGATCAAGGTATCAAATCATGTTATGAACGTCGAAATGAATTCCAATTAAATGATTCAACTTCATA ttATATGGAGAATATAGAACGATATGCAGTGGATAATTATGTCCCAAATGACCAAGATATTATACAAGCTAGAGTGAAAACAACAGGAATTATAGAAAATGAGTTTCTAATTAAAGGTCTTGTTATTAG AATGATTGACGTGGGTGGACAAAGGAGTGAACGCAAAAAATGGATTCAttgctttgaaaatgttcatgctattttatttttaactgctATGTCTGAATATGACATGGTTTTAGAAGAAGATCAAGAGACT AATCGTATGAGAGAAAGCTTAAAATTATTTGATTCTATTGCAAATAATAACTTCTTTTCAGAAACAGCtataatcatattttttaataaaagagatatttttgaagaaaaactaaatcatTCTCTATTTAGTACCTATTTTCCAGAATATGAAG GAGATAATGATTACGATTCTGTTAGTGGTTTTATACAACAACTCTTTAAAAGCCGTAATCGAGTTCAGGGTAAAAGAATCTACCTTCATTTTACAACTGCTACTAACACTCAAAATATCGAATTTGTTTTCAATTCTGTTATCGATGTTGTTTCTAATATCAATCTTAAAGAAGTTGGACTtgtttaa